A window from Pagrus major chromosome 4, Pma_NU_1.0 encodes these proteins:
- the LOC140994568 gene encoding protein C19orf12 homolog produces MAPRVDDVIRLCHEISAHDQIKVAVKNSTKGAMVAGGTAFVGGLVAGPPGIAVGGAIGGLLGSWLTSGQFRPLPQILMELPPTQQKKLYNDVVAVLGNLDWMDAAQLIALVMGNATLQQQVTAALLNYITKELRAEVRYQD; encoded by the exons ATGGCTCCACGAGTGGATGATGTCATACGTCTGTGCCATGAAATATCAGCTCACGATCAGATCAAGGTTGCGGTGAAAAACTCCACCAAAGGAGCGATGGTGGCAGGAGGAACTGCCTTTGTAGGCGGGCTAGTTGCTGGACCTCCAGGGATTGCTGTTG GTGGAGCAATCGGCGGTCTCTTGGGCAGCTGGCTGACCAGCGGGCAGTTCAGGCCTCTGCCTCAGATCCTGATGGAATTGCCACCTACCCAGCAAAAGAAGCTCTATAATGACGTTGTGGCTGTCTTAGGCAACCTGGACTGGATGGATGCGGCCCAGCTCATTGCCCTTGTGATGGGCAACGCCACCCTTCAGCAGCAGGTCACTGCTGCGCTGCTCAACTACATCACAAAGGAACTTAGAGCAGAGGTGCGTTATCAGGACTGA